The DNA region GGCTTTCCAGACCGGCCAAAATAAATGGGGTTACGGTGGATAAAAACACCTTGGTTTATGGTTTTGTGGGTTTTAAGCCCAACCGGACCATTCTAAATATTGAAAACGTCAAAGGGTGCGCTGTTCAATTTGAAGCGTATGATTTGGATGATGGCAGTAAGGGCATTTACATTGAAAACAGTTTCCGGGAGGATGTCCGAAAACAAGTAGTTGGTGATGTGGTGGATGACCTAAGCGTACCCGGAGTGCCACAGGTAAGTGGTGTCAAGCAGCTTTTTAGAAGGAGCAACCGACAGGTTAGGGTAACCATACTGGACAACTATCAATTAGTATTAAAACTTAAACAATGAAAGCAATATCTATACTTATAACTATAATTTTATCGGGTTCTTTAAATGCACAACCTGTGTTGGATACGCTGTATGCCAATAACAAAAAGAATGTGGCCTTATTTTTTCCGGAGGCTATCCGACAGGGCATTACAGGAGCTTCCCATTTTGTGTTCACCTATAATCGGGAGACAAAACAATATTTCGGGTTATTGCAGGCACAGCCAGGTGAAGAAAGCAATTTGTTGGTAGTAACAGAAGATGGACAGGTGTATTCTTATATCTTGAAATATTCCGAACGACTATCAAAATTAAATTATTTTATATCTAACACAGAAAGTATCGGAAATGAAGAGCCTTTTTCTGTAAAGCCAGAGCCAAAACAAAAACGATTGTATAGTATTGGAGAAAGGTTGGAATATTTTAAATCCTTCAGTACGTACTTGCTTAAAACCAAAGCCAAGAGACTGGCAGCTAAACAGAAAAATGGGATTAAAATTCAGCTCCAAAAAATAGTCTATCACCAATCCGAAACCTATATGGTTATGGAAGTATCCAATACTTCCGGTATTGACTTTGAAACTGACTTTTTAAAGGTTTATAGGGTAAGCGGCAATAAAAGACGAAAGGCTTCCTATCAACAATTGGAAATGCAACCTATTCATATTTATAACCCTCCAACCAAAATATGGAACGGTCAATCATTTCGCTTTGTATATGTACTGCCTAAATATGTACTTAGTGACAAGGAAAAGTTATTGGTGGAGTTACAGGAGCTGAATGGGGGGAGAAACTTGAAGTTGATATCTAGGCTAAGGGTTTGATTAAAAAAGATTAATTTATATTCAAAAATTATCTCATACTTTAGGAACTTTTTGGCACTATCTCGCTAAGTGTCTGTTTTTACCTGTCAAAATTAATGGGGGGTACATCTATGATTAAACCTCTTTTTTTAGGCTTTTGTGTGTGATTTTTCATCCAATGATAAAGCATCTTGCGATATTTTTTTACTGAAATCCATACTTCTCATTCGGGTAGCCAGGAAAACTGTTCCAGTCATTTTCTTTTGAATTCGTTTCGCCAGAGGTTAAGAACTGATTTTGGAATGTTAATTTCTTTAATGGCTTTTGTAACACTGTCCCGACGCATAGCTCAGTTTTATCGCCTTATGCTTAAGTTCTAAACTTCAAACTATGGGTTTTACCCTCATTTGGTCTTTAAAAACCGCCAAGATAATTCTTCTTCTTTATGACCAATATTTTGTAAGTTTAGTTTTCAGAGATAAAACCTTTTCTTAATAGGCCTGACAATTTTAAGGTAGTATATCGAAAATTAATGATAAGTTTTAGTGAGTTTTTATTATTTTTGTATTGTATAGAGAGCTTAAACGAGCTCGTTGATGTCTAAATTGATGTCCTAATTTAAAAGGTAAATTGTAAACTACTGATTTTCAGGTTTTTAATATAAGTGTTTCAAATCCTGTCATCCCGACAAAGTAAGGTTTTATTTAAAAGTGAGTTAATAGTTAAGTGATTTGTTGAGCTCACCTATCTACTGAAATTTTGAAAGTGATTTGATTTTCGAGTTACGAGTTACTCGTTTAACCAAAACACTTTCAAAATGAAAACAAACGCAACATTTGGCGTTACTTTCTTTATGCGCCTTAATTCCAAGAAAACAGACAATGCACTCATATTTGTCCGGATTGCAGTCAATGGTAAACGCTCTGAAATAAGTTTAAAAAGGAGTGCATCTCAAAAATTATGGGACAAAAAACAAAGGAAAGGTAAAAGGATTCGCTATGCTAGCGCTCGTTTGTAACGAGTGCTTATTTATATTTGTTAGGTTGCACTCGTCACAGATGAGCGCTAGCCGGGGAATTAGGTAATATTACTAGCCATCGTTGTCTTCTAACTTGTTCTCTAAGTAATCCATATAAGTTATTGCATCTCTAAACAAATAATTCAAGCCGTTTTATTTGAAATGGATAAAAACCTTCGAATATAGAATATAATTTTGATTTTAGGTAGTCAAATTCGAAATGGCCTATTTTTATTTTTAAAGGCATATAGAATTCCTATTTTCATATTTCGGAACTCAAAGGTTTTTCTTTCAAAATTTATTGAAGGTGTGAATAATTCGTTAAGGTAATTTGTTATATCCGCATCATCAATGTCTTCAAAATTTTCAATTCCTGTAATTTTATGAGGTTTATTTTCAACACCAAAAATTAAGGCTCCTCCTTTGTTATTCGAAAATGCACATAAAGATTTGGAGTAGTTCGATCGGGCTTTTTCTGATGTCCAATCAAATTTTGATTTAAACTCGATATAATGTGATTCTCTTCTTTTAATGACATTATCCTCATCAGCATTTCCAAAAAAATCTTTTAGCCAATTATCTGTTAGTATCTCTGTCATATTCAAAATTTATAAGTTTGCTCCAACGTTTAACAATATTCTTCGTTTTATTACTGAAACAGGTTCGGTACAGGCGACTTATACATATCGCAAGCTAAGTCGAAAATACTTCAAATTCAATTTAAATGACAGAAAAGTTATTGGTAGTTTTCAACAATAACTACAATTCTTCCACCATCAAATTATAGTCGTACTGCAAGTCTTCGTGCAGTTTTTCAATGGTTTTTTTAGCCAAAAGGAGTTGGCGGTCGTAAGTGTTTTGTAGTTGGGTGCTGCGTTTAATACTGGGTTTAAAATCGCGTAGTTTTTGGCAAAAGTAGAGGAGGAGTTCTACTTCGGTTTCTTTTTTTAAGGAGTAACGGATGTATTTTTTAACGTTGCGTAAAATTTTACGAACGCTCTTTCTAATATAAAAAAAGCTTTTGGTGTTAATTTGCTCGAATTCGGCATCCATGAAGGTTTTTATGCTTTCCACATAGCCGGTTTCGTCTTCCGATTCGAACAATAAATAGGTAAGGAGTTCTTTGTTTTCCTTCTTGAATTTAGCTAGCCGCAGGCAAATATCGAGCAGTTCTTCCCTCGATTTGTATTTCAGTTCTTTTTTTATGCTTACAACCGATGCTGCTTTCAATTGAGGTGCTTTTTAATACCGTCGTATGAGTAGTGACCGGGGCCAGCAATAAGAATGGCCAAAAATGCGAATAGGTACAGCAGGGCTTTTTCCTTTGTGCCGATGGGGTCGCTTAAATGCACCACAAAAGCTGCGACCAACATAGTAATAATTACCGGAATGGTGGCCCATTTGGTTTTAAAGCCCACAAGAACCAAGATAGGGGCAAGCACTTCGCCAATTAAGGTGAGGACAAGCGATGTGGTTTCGCCCAACCCGATGGGGTCGGCAAATTTTATGGGACTTAGAAAAAGCATGTTTATTTTTGGAATGCCATGGCTAAGCATCATACCCGAAAAGCCCACACGTAAAATGAGCAGGCCTAAATCGGTAGGTTTTTTTATGAGATTCAATACCATTAATCTTATCTTAATTTAGGGAATTCTGAAGGATTGTATTCGTGCATTACAGCGTAAACGGCTTCGAAAATATCTTCGGCCGAGGGTTTTGAAAAATAATCGCCATCGTTGCCGTAGGCCGGACGGTGTGGTTTTGCCGATAGGGTTTTCGGTGCGCTGTCCAAATATTGGAAAGCATTTTGTTCATTTAAAATATGATCTAAAATGTATGCAGAAGCACCGCCTGGTACGTCTTCATCAATCACCATTAATTTATTGGTTTTAGCAATGCTTTTAACAATGTCGTGGTTTAAATCGAATGGCATTAATGATTGCACATCGATAATTTCGACATTTATACCAACAGCCAATAAATCTTTGGCCGTTTGCTCCACAATACGTAGCGTAGAACCGTAAGACACTAAAGTGATATCGGCACCTTCTTTTACGGTTTCCACCACGCCAATAGGAGTTTTTAAGGCGCCTAAATTGTTGGGCATTTTTTCCTTTAATCGGTAGCCATTTAGGCATTCCACTACAATGGCAGGGTCGTCGCCCAACAATAGCGTGTTATAAAATCCAGCGGCTTTTGTCATGTTTCGTGGTACGAGTAAATTAACGCCTTTTGCCAAGTTTAAAATGCCGCCCATTTGCGAACCAGAATGCCAAATACCTTCCAAACGGTGGCCACGGGTTCTAATAATCAATGGGGCTTTTTGTTTCCCTTTGGTGCGGTAATGGGTGGTAGCCAAATCGTCACTGATAATTTGCAGGGCATACAGAATATAATCCAAATATTGGATTTCTGCAATAGGGCGCAAACCGCGCAATGCCATGCCAATACCTTGCCCAACAATAGTGGCTTCGCGAATGCCGGCATCGGCCACACGAAGTTCGCCATGTTTTTCCTGCAAGCCTTCCAAACCTTGGTTTACATCACCAATATTACCGGTGTCCTCCCCAAAAACGAGGGCTTCGGGGTATCGGGTAAAAATGGCATCAAAGTTATCGCGAAGGATGATACGCCCATCTACCTGCGGGGCATCATCGTTGTATGTGGGTTTTATTTCTTGAATTCTGGTGTTCGAACCTTGGGTTTCAGAATACAAATGCGAACTGAACTTGGGTTGTACTTTTTCGAAAATTCTATTGATCCAGTCAGTCAGTTGCTTTTTTTCCGTTGTGGTCTCTCCCAAAGTATAACGAAGTGCCCTGCGTCCGTGCGATAAAATGTCCTTGCGGGTGGGTTCGCTAATATTAGCAAGGCTTTCGCGTATTTTTTGGATAAAAACACCATTAGTACTAGTAGTTTCAGTTTGCTTTAACAGCGAAACCAGTTCGTCCTGTTCGTTTTTAATCGGCTTTAAAAAGGTGTTCCAAGCATTGTTTTTGGCTTGCCTTACCTCGCGTTTAGCAGCTCTTTCAATATCCAAAAGAGCTTCGTTGGTGGCAATACCGTTTTCAATAATCCACTCGCGCATTTTGGTGTTGCAATCGCGTTGGGTTTCCCATTCCAATCGCTCTGCGGTTTTGTAACGCTCGTGCGAACCCGAAGTAGAGTGGCCTTGGGGCTGGGTTACTTCGGTAACATGGATTAATACCGGAACGTGTTCCTCACGGGCAATGGCGCCAGCCTCTTGGTAGGTTTCCATTAAATTGGCATAATCCCAACCTTTTACACGTAATATTTCATAGCCTTTACTATCATTATCACGTTGGAAACCTTTTAATATTTCTGAAATGTTTTCTTTGGTAGTTTGATGCTTGGCATGTACCGAAATACCGTACTCGTCGTCCCAAACACTAATCACCATCGGAACTTGCAATACGCCGGCCGCATTTATGGTTTCAAAAAATAGGCCCTCACTGGTACTGGCATTGCCAATGGTGCCCCAAGCGACTTCGTTTCCGTTTTCTGAAAACTTGGTGCTGTTGATGCCTTTTACATTCCTAAAAATTTTCGATGCCTGTGCTAAGCCCAATAGCCTTGGCATTTGCCCAGCCGTGGGCGAAATATCGGCACTGGAATTGTATTGTTTGGTGAGGTCTTTCCAACTGCCGTTATCGTTTAAACTGTGAGTAACAAAGTGCCCGCCCATTTGGCGTCCGGCCGACATGGGCTCTAGCTCGATATTGGTGTTGGCGTAAAGTCCGGCAAAAAACTGCTCGGCAGTCAATTCGCCCAAAGCCATCATAAAGGTTTGGTCCCGGTAATAGCCCGAGCGCCAATCGCCTTTTTTAAAGGCTTTGGCCATGGCCAATTGCGGTACTTCCTTGCCATCACCAAAAATGCCAAACTTGGCTTTTCCCGTTAATACTTCCCGGCGGCCTAACAAACTACACTCTCTACTGATTAACGCTATTTTATAGTCGTTGATGACTTCGGTTTTAAAATCTTCGAATGATAGGTTGTTTTCCAAATCGGTTAGCGTATGCATAGGGTCTAAGTTTAGCTTGCGCAAAAGTAGGCAAATTTTACCTTTTTTGCAATTTTAGAGGCTGTTAAACCTATGTGAAATATATAAAAAAAATGCTGATTCGATGTTTGTATTGTTGAAAATTCATTTAAATCAGTTAAAAAATAAGAATAATTCAAAATAATTTAAAACCAACGTCGCCTAAACAGCCCTAAAAGCGATTGTGGATCGAGCGTGAATTTGAAGCGTATTTTCTGACTGTAGTGTGGTTGACCAACTTCCCAACCCAAATTGGAGTAAATGGGAAAATAGATTTCGAAATAATCGGTCACTAAATTAACACGGATGCCAGAGTCGTACACAAATGTAGAGGGATTGTGCCTACTTTTTACCAATCCTATGTCGCCATAGGCTAAAATATAATTCCAAATGGTTGTACTGGCGTTTAGCGTAGTCATCCATTGGTTGGCAAACGGGGTTTCCAGTTTCGATTTAAAACCTCCTTCTGCAGTAATGTATTGTTGACTGAAAATACCCGTGGCTTCCGATCGTCCCAAATAATTATAATCGAACAAATAATCGGTTGGACGATCTAATGCGAAACTAAAATAATTAGAACTCGGGTCGGTATTATTCTTTAAAAATGCTCCGGCAAACACTCGTAAATTTAGCTGCCTATTGCTTTCAAACAGTTTGCGGTATTCGTAATTAAACGACACTTTACTGAACTTTTTCCCCAATTGGAAATCGGTGTACCAACTACTGAAATTAATAAGGTTGTCGTTAGAATTGATGTAGCGCGCGTTGAAGACACTATAGTTGGGTTCGGTGGAAGTAAAAATGTTGTTTTCGTCCTTATCCCTTTTGATGTTTACATACCTAAACCGTAGCATATCGCGTTTGTTGGAGCGCAGGTCATCGCTTTCGCGGAACATAAATGTAAGCGACGGTGTAACCCGGGTAACGAATAAGTCTTCGGCATACGACGAATATCCGCCCACAATACCGTAATTCATATAATATAAATCGCTGTTTTCGAAATAATGGGTTTTTGATACCGAAGCCGAACCCGTCAAAGATTTGGACCCAAAGGAATACACCGGAGTGATTTTATAATTGAAAAGCTTTCTTAAAACGGTGGTGTTGTAGGCTTTTGCTCCCAAAGTTACCCCATCGTAAATGTTATTGAATTCTACAATAGGCATGAGGAACACCTGGTTGTAATACGGGTCTTCAATATCCTTAAACAACCTAAATTGTAAAGGTTTGTTGTTGAAAAAGAAGCCTTTTAGCGATTTCCAATTGTCACGTTGGTTAATTTCGGGTATGGTATTATCGTAATTTAAAACAAGTTTGTTGGCGCCCTCTCTGGGAAGCGTAATGGTTTTTTCTCCATCAATATTTTCAACCCAGGTTTTGTTTACTATTTGGTCGTTGTACAGGCTGTAAAGCGATACGGGCATATTGTTGTCCCGTTTATTTTTGATAGTTACCGTAATGGAATCTTCGGTTTTTATAACATCCTTGATTTTGAAATCTATCTTTTTACGCGTTTTTAAATAATCGTTGAAAAACCAATCGATGTTTTTATCGGTTTTCGATTTCATGTAACTTTCGAAAGCTTCAGCTGAAGTGTGTTCCAATTTGTTTTCAGCCAAAAAGGATTCCAAACTTAGTTTTACAATATCTTGATTTACAAAATCGTCGAGGTATTTCAGTCCAACGCCGGCCTTGTATTTATTCGCAATATTATGGTTGAATTTTAACAGCGAATCTTTTTGCATGGCCAAAGGTTGGTCGCGATTGGTGCGCGCCATGAGCATAAAGGCCAGTATGTATTTGTCGTTATACTTCATGTCGGCTGCATGAAACGCCCGAATCCCCCAAATATCAGCTATGTTACCTAAAAACTTCATGTTTGGGTAGTGCTGATCTACATAATTCATTAAATAATAAATTTGGATGCCGTCGAGTAACCACTGTTCTTTTCTGGGGTTTATCAACAAAGTGTTTTCCAAATAATTATGCAATACAATTTTTAAAAGCTTTAGTTCGTATTGAAAATGGCTAGGGTATGATTTTATAAAACTGGGAAGAAAATTGAGTCCGTAAATGGGGTCTTTATCGTTGTCTATTTTTGTTGCCAAAAGCCGTTTGTGCGGGTATTTTCCAAAATTATCGAAAATAAAATTCTTTATTTTTTCGGTAATCAAAACCTTATCGATAACCTCTAGGTCGTTGTCTTCAATGTTTGAAACGATGGCATAATCGTCGGCTTGGATGGTTTTAAATGTAGAATTCCGACTTAAAAACAGTTTGTTGTTCACCCAATCCTTACCTTCCAAAGATACAATTTGTCTGTTGGGCAGTTGTTCGATATGGCTGGTGTTGAGTTCGGTAGTTAAAACATAGCCGTTTGGGTGTTCAATTTCCAAAAATACATCCGCTTTAGGGATGTACAAATCATCCAAATCTTTGTTGCTATAATATTGCCATTCACCATCGTAAATTGCTGGTGTTATGTACCAATACCTTAAATTAAAATCGCCATCATCCGTAACGCCATAACTGGTGAATTTTGCGTTGGGCACTTGCACAATATATTCCAACTTGATGGTATACGAACCATTGGGTTTTGTGGGTTCGTTGAGCGCGACTTTTATAACGTCAATTTGATTTTTTAAGGGATGAAAATGTAATTCCTCTCCATTTTGTTTTATGGATGAGAGCACCGAAAACCCCCGATCTTCATTTTTTGCTAAATGAAAATCGTTTTTGTATTCATCGGCCATCCTAATGGCTAACTGGGTCTTTTTTGTGGAATAGCTGTTGCTCCAGTCGTTCAGGTAAATGGTTTCCAACGTTCTGTTGGTGGTATTGTGATAAACGATGGTTTGGGAAATCTTAATTTGCTTGTTGTCCACATCAAATACGGCTTTTAGGTCAATTTTATTTTGACTGAAGAAAATAAAGGGCATCAGCAAAAAAGAAACAAGACAAAAAAAGTGTATTTTCAATTTTTAAATAGCGTTAAAGGTTAGCAAATTCGCGCAAGGCGTTGCAAGATAATAAAATATATGTGGGCATAAGCAGTCCTATGTATTTATTATGCACGCATAAGTAAATAGTTCGGTAAAATTACTTTTAGGTTTAAAAATTCGGACTTAATCCCGAATGTTTGTAGAAATTATCAAGGATTTCAATTACTTCGTCTTCGGTGTCCACCAAATGTACGAGGTCTAAATCTGTAGCGCTAATATTTGAAAAAGTGTCCAACAAGGTGCTTTTTACCCAATCCATTAAGCCTTTCCAAAAATCGGTACCGACCAAAATGATTGGGAATTTCCCGATTTTATGTGTTTGAATGAGCGTTAAGGCTTCAAAAAATTCATCTAAAGTGCCGAAACCTCCAGGCATAACCACAAAGCCTTGCGAGTATTTTACAAACATCACCTTTCTAACGAAAAAGTAATCGAAATCTAAACTTTTATCTGGGTCAATGTATGGGTTGTCGTGTTGCTCAAAAGGCAAGTCTATGTTAAGACCCACTGAAGTGCCTCCACCCAAATGGGCGCCTTTGTTTCCGGCTTCCATAATACCGGGGCCACCGCCGGTAATAACGCCATAACCGGCCTCAACAATTTTTTGGGCAATGCTTTCGGCTAATTTGTAGTACTTCTGCTCGGGTTTGGTTCGCGCCGATCCAAAAATGGATACACAAGGACCAATTTTGCTCATTTTTTCGAATCCGTTAACAAATTCGCCCATAATTTTAAAAATGGCCCAAGAGTCGTTAGTTTTTATCTCGTTCCAACCTTTGTGGTGGTGCTCTTTTCTCATGCTTTTCTTTTAAATTATTTTCTTTTGAAAGGTGCAAAATAATATTAAAATATGAAACTTTAAAGGTTGGAGTCATGTTCAAATAATTAAAATTCACCCAATGGAAATAAAAAAGGCAAACCTGATGGTTTGCCTTTCAGATAAATTATTTTGTGTTTATAGTGGTTTCCTGCCGCTTATTATATTATAAAGAATAACAATTATTGCTATTACCAGCAATATGTGAATAAGGCTACTGGTACCCATACCAGGCGCGATACCTAATAAGCCCAATAACCATGCTATAATACAAATCACAGCTACTAACCAGAGAATACCTTTCATAATTAAAAAATTTATGGTTTATATGTTTTTAAATATACAAAAAAACCCACGAATTTTTTAGAATAATATTAATTGGGTTAAAGTCTTTAGGTTTTGAGCACATGGCACATTTTGCTACTTTAATTCCTTTTTCAAGAATTTGGCCGTATAGCTTTTTTCGTTTTTTATAATTTCTTCAGGAGTGCCTTCTGCAACAACTTTTCCACCGCCCTTTCCGCCTTCATAGCCAATATCGATAATGTGGTCAACGGTTTTAATAACATCGAGGTTGTGCTCAATTATTAGTACCGTGTTGCCTTTGTTCACCAATTTATTCAGCACTTGCATTAGCACCCTGATATCTTCAAAATGGAGTCCGGTAGTCGGCTCGTCTAAAATATAAAAGGTGTTCCCGGTATCGCGTTTGGAGAGTTCGGTGGCTAGTTTGATACGTTGCGCTTCACCGCCAGAAAGCGTGGTGCTTTGTTGCCCCAATGTGATATACCCCAAACCAACATCCTTGATGGTTTTTAGTTTTTTATGGATTTTCGGGATGTGCTCAAAAAAGTCAACGGCTTCATTAATAGTCATATCCAAAACATCGCTGATGGATTTGCCTTTGTACCGAATTTCTAGCGTTTCGCGATTAAAGCGCTTGCCTTGGCAGGTTTCGCAATCGACATAAACATCGGGCAGGAAATTCATTTCAATAACCCGTAAACCGGCGCCTTGGCAAGTTTCACAGCGACCGCCTTTTACGTTAAAGCTAAATCTTCCGGGTTTATAACCGCGAATCATGGCCTCGGGAATTTTTGCGAATAGGCTACGGATTTCATCAAAAGTTTTGGTGTAAGTTGCCGGATTACTTCGTGGCGTTCTTCCAATGGGTGATTGGTTGATGTCGATCACTTTGTCGATATGGTCCAAACCTTTTATGCTTTTGTAGGGCATCGGTTTTTTAACGCCATTGAAATAATGGGCATTTAAAATAGGGTAGAGGGTTTCGTTGATTAATGTGGATTTACCACTGCCTGAAACGCCAGTAACACCAATCATTTTTCCCAAAGGAAATTTTACAGATACATTTTTAAGGTTATTGCCTGTGCAGCCTTTCAGTTCTAAAAACTTGCCGTTGCCTTCACGTCGCTTTTTGGGTACTTCAATTTCTTTGTTACCGTTTAAGTAATCGGCAGTAAGCGTATTGTGACTTTTTAGCTCGTCCGGATTTCCGATACTGATAATATCACCACCGTGCTTACCGGCTTTGGGGCCGATATCAATCACGTAATCGGCACGTTCTATCATATCTTTATCGTGCTCCACAACGATTACCGAATTGCCAATATCACGAAGTGACACCAACGAATTAATCAGCTTTTCATTGTCACGTTGGTGCAAGCCAATACTCGGTTCATCTAAAATATAGAGCACGCCGACCAATTGCGAACCAATCTGCGTGGCCAACCGAATGCGCTGTGCCTCACCCCCAGAAAGGGATTTGGAGCTTCGGTTTAAGGATAGGTAATCCAAGCCTACGTCCAACAGAAACTGTAAACGTGCTTTGATTTCCTTTAAAATTTCTTCTGCAATTTTAAGTTGCTTTTCCGAAAGGTGCTGGTGCAAATTATTGAACCAATCGGCTAGTTCAACAATATCGGTATTGGCCAATTCGGCAATATTTTTTTCATTGACTTTAAAGTACAACGATTCTTTTCTTAAACGGGAACCTTCGCATACAGGGCATTTCACTTTATCCATATAATCTTTTGCCCAACGTTTTAACGAGGTCGATTCTGCCGTTTTATATTGGTTTTCAATAAAGTTGGCTACGCCTTCAAAGTCTATTTTATAATCGCGGGTAACGCCCAAGGTTTTACTTTCCACCGAAAATTTTTCGTTTCCGCCGTAAAGAATCATCTGTTTGGCTTCCTCGGGAATGTCTTTATAAGCATCTGAAAGACTGAAGCTAAAACGCTGTGCAATGGTATTCAGCTGCTTAAAAATCCAACTGTTTTTTTCAGGGCCGTGTGGCGCCAAAGCCCCATTTTTTATCGATAAATTTTCATTCGGAACAATCTTTTTTTCGTTGATTTGATAAAGTGTACCAATACCATTGCAATTGGGACAAGCACCTTTGGGTGAGTTGAACGAAAAGTTGTTCGGCTCTGGGTTGGGGTATGAAATTCCGCTTGACGGACACATTAAGTTCCGACTGAAATAACGGGCTTCGTTCGTATCTTGGTCAATTACCAAAAGCACATCGTCGCCGTGGTACATGGCTGTATTGATGGTTTCGGTAAGGCGTTTGTCGTTATCTACATCGTCGTTTATTACCAAACGGTCAATCACAATTTCTATGTCGTGGGTTTTGTAACGGTCCAGCTTCATGCCCTTTACAATATCACGGATTTCGCCATCGGTACGCACTTTAACGAAACCTTGTTTGGCGATTTGCTCGAACATTTCGCGGTAATGCCCTTTACGCGAGCGCACCACTGGCGCCAAAACATTTATGCGTTTGTCCTTAAAATCGCTGATTATGAGTTCCTTTATTTGCTCATCGCTGTAA from Tamlana crocina includes:
- the uvrA gene encoding excinuclease ABC subunit UvrA; this encodes MSEFTDFIEVKGARAHNLKNIDVSIPREKLVVITGLSGSGKSSLAFDTIYAEGQRRYIETFSAYARQFLGGLERPDVDKIDGLSPVIAIEQKTTSKSPRSTVGTITEIYDFLRLLFARASDAYSYNTGEKMVSYSDEQIKELIISDFKDKRINVLAPVVRSRKGHYREMFEQIAKQGFVKVRTDGEIRDIVKGMKLDRYKTHDIEIVIDRLVINDDVDNDKRLTETINTAMYHGDDVLLVIDQDTNEARYFSRNLMCPSSGISYPNPEPNNFSFNSPKGACPNCNGIGTLYQINEKKIVPNENLSIKNGALAPHGPEKNSWIFKQLNTIAQRFSFSLSDAYKDIPEEAKQMILYGGNEKFSVESKTLGVTRDYKIDFEGVANFIENQYKTAESTSLKRWAKDYMDKVKCPVCEGSRLRKESLYFKVNEKNIAELANTDIVELADWFNNLHQHLSEKQLKIAEEILKEIKARLQFLLDVGLDYLSLNRSSKSLSGGEAQRIRLATQIGSQLVGVLYILDEPSIGLHQRDNEKLINSLVSLRDIGNSVIVVEHDKDMIERADYVIDIGPKAGKHGGDIISIGNPDELKSHNTLTADYLNGNKEIEVPKKRREGNGKFLELKGCTGNNLKNVSVKFPLGKMIGVTGVSGSGKSTLINETLYPILNAHYFNGVKKPMPYKSIKGLDHIDKVIDINQSPIGRTPRSNPATYTKTFDEIRSLFAKIPEAMIRGYKPGRFSFNVKGGRCETCQGAGLRVIEMNFLPDVYVDCETCQGKRFNRETLEIRYKGKSISDVLDMTINEAVDFFEHIPKIHKKLKTIKDVGLGYITLGQQSTTLSGGEAQRIKLATELSKRDTGNTFYILDEPTTGLHFEDIRVLMQVLNKLVNKGNTVLIIEHNLDVIKTVDHIIDIGYEGGKGGGKVVAEGTPEEIIKNEKSYTAKFLKKELK